The genomic interval CGCTCGCGGTTCTGCTCGAACCACGACTTGTCGTCGCGCGCGCGGACGGTCTCGAGAAAGCGGAGCGCGTCCTCTCGGAACCCGCGGAAACGTCCGGTCGCTCGACGTGTCATGCGTCGCTCCCCGTCGTCCGCCCGTCCGCGCTCACCGAAACGTCTGCTCCATGAGGCGGCGGCTCCGCTCCTCTCCCACCCGGTCCCCGCGGGCCGCGGCGAGCTCTGAGGCGGTGCGATAGAGAAGCCAGCGCTCCTCGGCCGGATAGGTGCGGATCGCGCGGTATTCTCCTTTTCTTTCGAGATAAACGATCTCGGGCGGGGTGTTCCTTTCCACCGCGCTCAGCACCGGCCTCAGGATCTCCTCGGCCGGGTCCGCGTCTCCGGTCGCGATCCACGTGTGGGCGAGGAGAATCGTCGCGAGGTCGTTGTACGGCGCGAACGCGAGGGCGTCGGCGAGGCGGCGCCGCGCCTCGACCCATTCCTCGCGGTAGATGGCGAGGAGTCCCGCCGCCGTTTCCGCGTCGGCGCTTCTCGGTTCGAGAAGACGGGCCTCCGCGATCTGCTTCTTTGCTTCCTCGAAACGCCCGTGTCGGACGAGAAAGCGCGCGTAGTCCGCCCGAAGCTCGGCGACGCCGCTCCGCTCGCGGATCGCGCGCACGAAGGAGGCGGTCGCCTCCGCCGTGTCCGAGCGGAGTCCTTGCGCCACGGCGATCCCCCAGAGCGCCTCCGGGTTGTCCTCCTGGTAGCGGAGGACCCAGCCATACGCCTCCTTCGCCTTCTCGAGATCCCCGCGGCCAAGGTACGCCTCGCCGAGCGCCTGCTCGATCAGGTAGCGCTGGCTCGACTCGACCTCCTCGCGCGCGCGGATCAGGACCGCGATCTGATCCGAGCGGGAGCCGTTCTTGTGAAACACGGCGCGCGCGTTCTCGATCCACGGCCCTGCCGCCGTCTTGTGGGTCTTGACCGCCTCCTCGGCCGTTCGAATCGCCCGGTCCGCGTTTCCGAGAAGAAGATGCGTGTAGGCGAGCAAGGAAAGAGCGCCCTCGTCGGCCGGAGAGCGGACGAGCGCCTTCTCGAGAAGAGCGAGCGCCTCGTCGGGTTTTCCGTTCTCGATCCGGTCGTGGGCGGCGACGACCTGCGCCGGGACCAAATATTTGCCGACTGAAGTATCCGCGACGAGCTTCTCGATGAGGAACTCGAGGTCGGGGTCGAGTTCGTGGAGACGCTCGCGCACGATCTCGCGCACGTCGTACGGATCGCTCCTCGGGCTCGAATAGGAGTTCATCCCCTCCGCGAAATACTCGAAGACGCTCGATCCCTGATAACGGGAGAGGAACCGCCGGTTCCCGCCGTGCTCCTTCTCCTTCGCCGCTCGGTAGGTCTCCTGGATGAGGCGCTTCTCGTCCGGCGTGAGAACGTAGTGCACTTGATGCGTGAGCTCGTGGAGAAGCGTGTTGTACTTCCGCTGAATCGAACGCTCGATATCCTCGATCCCGGTCACCGTGTGATAGCCGCCGCATCCGCGGACGTCGTCCCAGAGCCTCGAGTCGTACGAAATGCGAAGATCGCGGAGGAGTCCCTGGTGGGGTGTTTCCGAGAGGCGTTCGTAGAGCGGCTTGATGTAGACGGAGGCTCCGGCCTCGACGAAGACAGGGACGAAACGCGCCCACGGCTCGATGGAGAGCGCGACGCGCTTCTCGTGCCGTTCGGAGAGCGAGCGGTAGTTCGAGACGAAGTCCTCGATGCGCGGGATCTCCGGGAAGGGGGTTTCGGCGAACTCCCGCTCCGCCGCGGCCCGTTGGACGCTCGCGCGAAGACGCTTCCCTTCCATCGCCTTGGCAAAGCCGTTGTGCGCGCGGCCGTGCTCGGGGCATCGTTCGAGCGCCGCCCGGAAGTGCGCGAGGGCGGAGTCGTGATCTCCCTCCTCCCAACAGAGCGAGCCGAGGAGAATGTGCGGATCGACGAGAGCCGGCCGGCTCGATCGGATCGCGCGAAGATGGCTTCGCGCCTCTCCCCGCCTCCCGGCGGCGAGGAGTCCCCGGATCTCCGCGAGGAGCGGCCGCGTGAAATCGTCGGGGAACGCCCCGGGGAAGGCTTTCTCGAGCTCGGCATAGGTACGCTTCGAGAAGCCGTTCCCGAGCGAGTAGTGCGCCTCCTCGTTCCACGGATCCCACGCGAGGGTCTCCCTGGCGATGTCGATCCCCTCTCCGTTCTCTGCGAGCCGGAAGAGGAGCGAGGCGATCGTGTTCAGAATTCCCGGATCGGGCATCCCCGCGTCGAGCGCCTTCGAGGCGAGGTCCGCTGCCTCCTCGTAGGCGCCCTTCTTCTCCGCGATCCGCGCCAGACCGGTGAGCGCCCTCACTCCGTTCTCGGGATGCACGGCGAGGGCGAAGGCTTCCTCCAACGCCTTCTCCGCTTCGTCGACGCGGAGGAGCCGGAAGTTGATAAGAGCGCGGCCGAGAAGCCCCGCGACCGACTCCGGATCGCGCGCGAGACGGCGGGCGGTCAGCGTATCGATGCGGGCGAGGTTCTCCTGATGGTCGAGAAGCGAAAGTCGAAGACGAAAAGCTTCTTCCGAAGAGAGGTCGAGGCGCTCCGCCTGCGCGATCGCCTCCTCCGCCTCGGCGAAGGCGTAGCGGCGGAGACGGGCTTCCGCTCGAACGAGGAAGAGATCGCGGCGCTCGTCGCGAGTCGCGGGGCGGAGGGAGTCGAGAACCTGTTCCGCCTCTTCGATCCGGCCGATCGACACGAGGAGGCGCGCCTTCTCGAGAGGCTTCGTCTGCGGATCGTCGATCTCCTTCTCGATCAGACGGCGCGCCTCGACGATCCGGTGCAGGAACCGCGTCTTCGGGGCGAGGGCCGTGTCCGCGCCGGCCCCGCTCGAGGAGTCCGCGAGAAAGAGCTCCCTCCCGGAAGAGCGCGCAGAGTCGACCGCGCGGGCGCTCTCCGCGAGCGCGGGCGCGGAAAGGAGACAACCGACGAGAAACGCCGCCGACCAGTGGCGAAGCATTTGGAAGAAAACCCCCATCCGCGGGAGATCATCCTCGTCCTCCCGAGCGGAGGAGAGAATACGACAACGCCCGCGCCGGCTCAAGACCGGTTCCGGCTGGAGACCGAGCGGGGCACGGGCGCGGCGCCGAAATGAGCCTTCGCGACGGGCGCGCGCGCGGTATCCTGGGCGGGGGGAGCGGGCGAGCCGGTCGATCGAACCAAGGAAGGAGGCGCGGAATGAAGGTGATCGCGGACTTCAGCGTCACGCCGCTCGGGGTCGGGGTCTCGGTCTCGAAGTACGTCGCGGCATGCGAGAAGGTGCTCGAGGAAGCGGGGCTCCCGCACCGCCTGCACGCGTACGGCACGAACGTCGAGGGGGATTGGGAAGCGGTGTTCGCGGCGATCCGGCGCTGCCACGAGGTCGTTCACGCGATGGGGGCGCCGCGCGTCGGCACGGTGATCAAGGTCGGCACGCGCACCGACAAGGACCAGACGATGGAGGACAAGATCCGGAGCGTCGAGGCGAAGCGGAGAGGCGAAGTGTAGCGCGCGTCCCGGCATGGACATGCGTTGCCGGCAGAAAACAGCCATGATAATAACAGGCACTCTGGGGGGACCGGAACGGTCCCCTGGGGTTCGGGCGGGGGTCGTCTCCGGGCCGGGGGGGGCATGCGGTCTATCTTCTTTGCCCTTCTTCTCGCAGTTCTCTTCCGCGAGGGGGTTGCCGCGGACCTTTCCCCGCCGCGCAATCTCGAGGTCGTCGAAGGCGGCGAAGGGTGGGTTCGTCTTCGCTGGGGAGCGGTGACGGACGGCGCTCTCAAAGGTTATCGAATCAAGTATTCTCTCTCTCCGGGCGTCCATCCTTCCATGACCGACTGGAGCGGTTATCGGGCGGCGTTTTCGTTCACAACCGACGACGGATTCGACGACAACCTTGTCTGGATGAAGGTATTCGACCGGCACGATCGCGCCTTCACCGCCTTCGTGATTCCCGCACGGATCGGAACCGCCGGCTACCTCAGGCCGGAGGATCTCGTGACCTTGAACGCACACAGACATGAGGTCGGATCGCATACCTTCAACCATCCGGTCTTGATACGGAACACAGCGTTCACGATCCGATACGAAGGACTCTCAGGCGAGTGCACTCTCGAGATCGATTCGGACAGTCTGCGGACGACGCTCGGGAGCCTGGGGCCGGACCTGCGCATCTCTCTCCGTCATCCCTCGGTGCGGTATCTCGCGGATCTGGTCGATACGATCGACGCCCGCCCCGAGTATAGCTGTGTTCTCGACTATTATCCTTGCCGGCTGGAGTATTGCGAATCGAAGTACCTCCTTCCAGTTGCGGCCGTGGACATCGGGGCTGCCCCATTCCAGGTTCGGACCACGAAGGGGTGCGATTCGCTCACCTTGATCACGGAGCTTGTCTCTTCGAAGGACCATCTCGAAGCCGTGATCGCGGATTCGACTTACCGCTGCCGGTCCTTCGCGTACCCACGGCACGCGCACGATCAGCGCGAGATGAACGCAGTCATGGAAACGGGCTACCTCGGCGCGCGGAACGGAACACCCTTCGGAACGTATCCAGGCTACTGCCCGGTCTCCTACAGCACTCTCGATCGGGTCAGTCTCTATCAGACGCCGATGACGTGGGGTCAGCCGCCGAACGACTCTTCCGAGGCGTGGTCGCGGGAGAGGATCCGGCAACGAATCGCCGCGTGGAAACGGGATGGCGAGTGGGCGATCCTCTACGTGGCGCACACGCTGGCCGACTGGGACTCGGCCCATGTCGATTGGGTGCTCGATGAAATCGTCGCGGACGGCCAGGTGTGGGTCGCTCCTTTCGGCGAGGTCGCGGAGTACGTGCGCCGATTTCACGTGACCGTAGAGAACCCCGTGGAGGGGTGGAACGACTCGCTCACCGTATCGGCCCCGCTGCGCGGTCTTCCGATCGGGCCGTGGATCCATGCGGTCGTCGTCGCCTACGATACGGCGGGTGTGGAGAGCGGTTGGTCGAATGAGGTTGGGTTTCGGGCGGTGGTTCCTTCTGTCGACGTCGAGAGGGGGATACCCACGCCCTCTCCGTCCTTCTCTCTCGCGCCGGCTTGTCCGAATCCGACGAGTCTGGGCTCGGCGATCTCCTTCACGCTCCGCGAATCGGGACCTGCGGTTCTTCGGGTCCACGACGTGTCCGGTCGTCTGGTCGCGACGGTTCTCGACGGGCATCTCCTCCCCGGAACGCATGAGGTCATCTGGAGCGGAACCGATCATTCCGGCGGCCGAGCGGGGGCCGGGATCTATTTCTGCCGATTGGATACGCCCTGGGGAACGGAAGCACGGCGTAACGTGCTTCTTCGTTGACGACCGGAGCGTCGCGGGCGAGCGCGGGTGAAAGCCGCCGATCCCACCCGTGAAGGGCTTCTCCTCTCGGTTCGCCCCTGCTAGCATGATCGAATGAACCGAGATCGAACGAGCGTCGTCGAGATCCTGATCCGCTCTCTCGGGTTTGTCGCGGTCGGTTGGACGGCGGCGGGGCTCGCGAAGGCCGTCGTCGAGTCGGTCCGCCACGGCTACGCGGGGCACGGGCATCTCTACCTCGTTCTCTGGAGCGGGGCGAGCGAGTACCGTTCCCTGATCGTTCCGTTTCTTTGGGGAGGGGCGCTCGTCTTCGCGGTCGTTCTTCTTCTCCGCCGCCTACCCGAGAAGCGCCGCTCGACCGTCCTCGTTCTTCTCCTCCTCGCGGCGGCGGCCGGAGCTCTTCTCTATTTCGGCTACCGCCTGAACCGGTACGCGATGGCCGCCTTCTGGAAGGAGGTGCGGAACACGCGCTCCCTTCCGCCCGCGTCGAGGACCGCGCTCGTTCTGGCGGCGAACCTCGGGGTCGCGGTTCTCATCATCTTTCACGCGCTCCTCTTCCAGCGGGTTCTCGGCGCGCTTTCCGGGATCCGAGGGCGGAAGCTGCATTCAAAGTCCGGACCGTTGTCCGCGGCCGCGCTCCTCTTCGTTCTCCTTGTCCTCGGAGGCGAGGCGGCGCTCCGCCCGTCCGCGCACGGGCGCCCGAACATCCTTCTCATCGCGCTCGACACGACCCGGCAGGATCACCTCACGCCGGCCGGCTACCCGAGGGAAACCGCGCCGCGCATCGCGCGACTCGCGCGCGAGGGGACCCTCTTCGTCGAGACCGTTTCGCAGGCGCCGTGGACCCTCTCTTCGTTCGCATCGATGCTCACCGGGCTCTATCCCTCGACTCACGGCGCGTACATCGGCACGGAAGAGAGGCTTCTCCGCCGCGACCACGTTCCGTTCGTCGCGCCGAGGCACGCCACCCTCGCGGAGATCTTCAAAAACGCGGGCTACGCGACCGCGTGCGAAGCGGCCAACACGTATCTCCGCTTCGGGCTCGAGCAAGGCTACGATCATTGCCGCGTCGAGCTCCGGCCGGCGTCGGAGACGGCCGACGCGCTTCTCACGTGGCTCGAGGCGAACTTGGAGCGTCCGTTCTTCGCCTTCCTCCATTTCAACGACGCGCACATGCCGAACGTGCCCCCGTCCCCGTACGACCGGATCTTTCCGACATCGACCGGCCGCGCGCACACGAACGAGGAGAAGTGGGATTGGCAATATACGAAAGGTGAGAGCTTAAACGAACGAGCGTTCGAGGAGTTTCGCGAGCACAAGGTCGCGATCTACGACGGCTGCATCCGCTTCATGGACGCCGAGATCGGCCGCGTGCTCGCGTGGCTCGAAGCGCGGGGGCTCGCGGAGAACACACTCGTCGGCGTCGTCTCCGATCACGGAGAGGAGTTCTGGGATCACGCGGAGGCGCAAGCGGCCGCGTACCGGGATCCGCGCGGGCTCTACGGCGTCGGGCACGGGCACACGCTCTTCGAGGAGCAGCTCCGCCTCCTCTTTGTTCTGCGCGGTCCGGGCGTCCCCCCCGGGGAGATCGTATCGAGCCGCGTGCGCGCGATCGATCTTCCCCCGACGTTCCTCGATCTGGCGGGGTTCGAGCCGCCGGATAGGATCGAGGGGCGATCGCTCGTTCCTCTTCTCGAGGGGGCGGAGGAGGGCGACCGCCCGGCGTTCGCCGAGGCGATCATCTACGGTCCGGACCGAAGGGCGCTCGTTCGGGACGGCTACAAGTACGTCTGGTCCCCCGACGAGCCGCACTTCCTCTTCGACCTGGAGGCCGATCCGGGCGAGACGACAAACCTCATCGGATCGGAGCCGGAACGGGCGGAGAGCATGCGGAGCGAGATCGAGGCGTGGCTCGCGCGCCGAGAGGGGAAGAGGCCGGACGTTCGGGGAACGCTCGACGAGGAGACGCTGGAGGAGCTCAAGGCGCTCGGATACATCGAGTGACGAGCGGCGCGCGCGAGGTCCAGGGCTTCCCGCGGGGCGCTTCGCTCCCGGCTTGGATTCGACGGACGATCGGCGCTAGAATGTGCGCGGCGGATTTTCATTCCTTCAACTTACGTGGGGAGAGCTGCTCATGCCGGAGGATGTCTTCGTTCACGAGAAGGGGCTCTGCGAGTCGGATCGCGTCGGCAAGGGGACCCGGATCTGGGCCTTCGCGCACGTCATGAAGGGGGCGGTGGTCGGCGAGGGGTGCAACATCGGCGAGACGAGCTTCGTCGAATCGGGCGCCGTGATCGGCAACCACTGCACGATCAAGAACGGCGTGTCGGTTTGGGACAAGGTGACCCTCGAGGACTATGTCTTCATCGGTCCGAACGCGGTCCTGACGAACGATCTTCTCCCCCGGTGCAAGCACAAGAAGACGCCGGACGACTTCCTCCCCACGCTCATCAAAGAGGGCGCGTCGATCGGCGCGAACGCGACGATCGTGTGCGGGGTCGTCATCGGGCGGAACGCGATGGTCGGCGCGGGAGCGGTCGTGACCCGCGACGTTCCGGACCACGTGCTCGTCATCGGGAACCCGGCGCGCCAGCGCGGGTTCGTCTGCGACTGCGGCCGCAGGATGGAGCCGGGCATCCGGTGTTCGTGCGGGAGGTTGTACCGCGTGCGCGAGGGGCGCGTTCGGGAAGAGAAGTGACCGATCGCGCGGCCGCGCCGGTCGACCGAATTCCGGCTACATCCAATCGATCGATGAGCGAAGAACCGCTTCGCATGCGCGCCTGGATGGGATGCCGCTTCCTCCGATCGCATCTCGTCGGTTGGCTCGTCGCCGCGTGTTGCGCATCGCCGGCGGGTGCCTTCGACGGCGCGCGCGCCAAGGCGATCGTCGACACGATCGCCTCCGACGCCTTTCAAGGAAGAAAGAGCGGCCTCGCCGGCGGGCGGATGATCGAGGAGTTCGCCGCCGCGCGCTTCCTTGCGTGGGGCCTCGAGGGGGGCGGGACGGACGGCGGCTTCTTTCATGAGTTCCCGATGCTCGTCACCGAGGAGAGGAGCGCCGCCCTCGAGCTTCTCGACGGACCGTACGCGCCGCTCGCGTTCCAAGACGGCGATGATTTCGTTCTCGCGACGAACTCGGGGAGCGGAGAGCGCTTCGCGGAGGTCGTGCTCGCCGGATACGGCGTGTCGGACGCGAGACGCGGACGGCAGGACTACGGCGATCTCGACGCCGGCGGAAGGATTGTCGCGATCGTGCGCGAGGAGCCGGACCGCGCGTACGTTTGGGAGCCGGCGATCTCGCGCGACTCGACGCTCGAGGAGGCCGTTCGCCGCGGCGCCGCGGGGGTCCTTTGGCTTCGGGGAGAGCGCGCGATCGCGGGGGGAGCGGTGCACGAGGGCTCGTACCGCGCGGACATTCCCCTCGCCTCCATCGGGGAGCGCGTGCTCGGGCATCTTCTCGCGGGGACCGGCTACGACGTGAAGCGTTACCGATCGGATCTGGCGAAGGGGCCTCTCCCGCTCGCGACCGGAAAGCGGATCCGTCTCTCGGCCGACGTCCGACGCGTGGAGGGCGGTTCGGCGCGCAACGTCGTCGGGATCGTCCGCGGATCGGATCCGCTCCTTCGGGACGAGACGATCGTCGTGGGAGCGCACGGGGATCACCTCGGGATCGGCGCGCACGGGCTCGTTTACAACGGCGCGAACGACAACGCCTCCGGAACCGCCGTCGTGATGGAGCTCGCGCGCTCCTTCGCGGAAAGGGACCCGAGGCCGGCCCGCACGATCGTGTTCGTCGTCTTCGCCGCCGAGGAGCAGGGTCTTCTCGGATCGCGCGCGTTCGTCGCCGATCCCCCGATCGACCTCGGCGCGGTCGTCGCCATGATGAACCTGGACGTCGAGGGGCACGGAAACGGAAAGACCGGCATCGGCGGGGCCGCGTCGTTCCCCCGTTCGTTCGCGGCGTCGTCCGGTGGTTCGACGGGGGCGAGGCGGGGAGCGAGGCGTTTCTGGACGCGGTTGGGGATCTTCGCGCCCGCGCGGAAGAGGGCGACTCCCTCGCGGTCGTCTCCTCGATCCGCGAGATGCGCGGCGCCTCGAGGGGAGGCGCTCGCGCGGTCCTCGTCGGTCTCCGCGCGGAGAAGGGATCGATCCCGCGCGCGCGGCTCCCGCTCCTCGGCCCTCTCGGCGCCGGGCTCGTCTCGATCCCGTCGCGCGAGGATGCGGCCGGCCTGGAATCTTTGAAGAGTCAAGGGATCGACCTTCTGGTTCGGTGGGAGCCAGGGAGGCGGCCCGCGCTCCCCGCGGGCGCGCGCGCGTTTGTCCGGTTCTTTCCGGGGCGTGGGGAGGAGATCGCCGAACCGGATTCCTTTCCGCGCGGATCGGTCCTCTTTCTCGCGAGCCTCGAGGCGGGAGCGGGTCCTCGTCTCGTCGCCCGCGCGATTCGGCGCCTCGGTTGGGACCGCGTTCATCTCGATCTCGTCCCCTGGATCGCCGCTCGGAACGACGAGGAGGAGCTCGCGGTCTTCCTCGAGGAGCTCAGGGAGGCGGGCGGGTTCGAGCCGCGCACGATGCGCGCGCTTCTCGGGGAGAACCTCGCTCGTTGGTGAGCGGTCCGATTCCTCCGGCGCCCGCCGTTCTTCTTTCGCGGCGCGAATCTCTTGCTCGATGCTCGCCCTGCTGGTAGATTCCAGGTCCGTTTCGCTGGGGGGCGCCGAGCGATGAGAAATGTCTGCGTCTTCGCAGGATCGAGTGTTGCCGCGTCCAAAGCATGTCTCGACGCGGCGCGCGGGACCGGACGCGCGATCGCCGCGCGCGGCCTCGGGCTCGTCTACGGCGGGGGGGCGGCGGGGGTGATGGGCGCGCTTGCCGACGCGGCGCTCACCGGCGGGGCGCGCGTGACCGGCGTGATCCCGCGCTTCATGCTCGAGAAGGGGCTTGCGCATGCGGGCGTTCGGGATCTTCGCGCGGTTTGGTCGATGCCGGAACGGAAAGCGATGCTCCTCGAAATCTCCGATGCGTTCGTGGCGCTTCCGGGCGCCTTCGGCACGCTCGACGAGCTGTTCGAGGCGCTCACCGGCGCCCAGCTCGGGCTCCATCGGAAGCCGTGCGGCTTGTTGAACGTCGGCGGATACTACGACGGGCTTCTCGCGTTCCTCGACCGAGCCTGCGCGGAGCGCCTTCTCTCGAACGAGCATCGCGCTCTTCTCGCCGCGGCGAAGACGCCGGGGAGCCTTCTCGACCGGCTCGCTCGATTGACGGCGTCCTCGCCGGCGAGCCGTTCCTTGAGCGGATTGCCCGCGGCGCGGGAGGCCGCTTGCGGGGGGAGGCGGAGGAGATGATCCAAGACCGCGAGAGGACCTGGGAAGCGGCCGGAAGGGGCCGGAGGTGGCTCGCGCTCGTTCTCGCGACGCTCCTCTCCGGATATCTCTTCGCTCAGGAACCCGAGCCGGAGATGCCGCGCGCCGCCCTCGTCGAGGCGGAGATCGCGCGGATCGCGGAGGAGGTTCGGGGGGACGTCGGGGTCGCCGTGATTCACGTGGAGTCGAGGCGTCTCCTCGCGCACGCCGGGGACAAGCGCTTCCCGATGGCAAGCGTGTACAAGATCCCGATCGCCGTCGAGCTCCTCACGAGGGCCGATCGCGGGGAAGTTCATCTCGACTCGACCCTGGTCACTCTCAGGCCCGAGGACTCCCGGCCGGGGAGCGGCGACATCGCGTTTCTTCTTCATTCTCCTGGTGTGAAACTTTCGCTCCGCAATCTTCTTCGGCTTTCGCTCGTGGTGAGCGACAACACGGCTTCGGATCTCGTCCTCCGGGCGGCGGGAGGTCCGAAGGCGGTCACCAAGAGGATGCAGCAGCTCGGCATCGTCGACATGACGATCGATCGATCGACTCTCCAGCTCCTGCTCGCATGGGATGGACTTGAAGGCGCCCTCGCGGACAGCGCGTTCTCGTGGGAGGCCTACGAGGCGCTCGTCGCGGGGTTGACGATGGATGACAAAAGGCGGACCGCCGAAGCCGCGTCGCTCGACCCGCGGGATACCTGCACTCCGATCGCGATGGCGCGTCTCTTGGAGAAGATTTGGAAGGGAGACGCCGTCTCCCTCGAATCGCGGGAGCTGCTGCTCGCCACGATGGCGAAGAGCAACGGATCGAGAAGGCTCCGCGGCATGCTTCCTCCCGGTCTTCCGCCCGCTCCCCACAAGACCGGCACGATGTGGGGAGGGGGGCTCGCCACGGTGAACGACGCGGGGATCATCGAGCTTCCGGACGGCCTGGGTCACCTCGCGATCGCCGTCTTCATCAATCGAGCGGAGGGGGAAGTCCCCGCCCTCGAAACGGTCATCGCGCAGATCGCCCGTCTTCTCGTCGACTTCTTCATCCTCATGCCGGCGGAGTGAGGCTCGGTCTTCTCGATCGGGCCGCCGGCGGGGAGCGATCGGAGGAAGACAGCGGGTCGGTCCTCGTGTAATCTCTCCAGAACACCCCGCCCGCCGGCCGGACCCCTCGGGGAAGGGCCGCGCGGTCTCGACCCGACAAGACCGAAGGCGACGCACGACAGGGAGGCCCGATGACGACATCTCCGGAAGCGCCGAAGAAGACACGGACCTTCGGACGCACCTATTGGATGCTGAACACGATCGAGATGTTCGAAAGGCTCGCGTATTTCAGCATGCGCGCGGTCGTTCCCGTCTACATCATGCAGGCGGACGATCCCGGCGGTCTTCACTTCACCGCCGCGATGAAGGGAACGATCTACGCCTGGTGGTTCATCTTTCAATCGATTCTCCCGACCTTCACCGGAGGCTATGCGGACCGCTACGGCTACAAGAAGACCCTGTTCGTTTCGTTCACGCTGAACATCATCGGCTATCTGATGATGGCGAACCTCCGGAGCTATCCGGGATTCTTCGCGGGAGTGATCGTTCTCGCGAGCGGAACCGCGCTCTTCAAGCCGGCGCTGCAAGGCTCCCTCGCGCAGAACCTGACGAAGCTGAACTCGTCGGTCGGCTGGGGGATCTTCTACTGGGTCGTGAACATCGGCGCGGCGATTGGGCCGTTTCTCGCGACGGCCATCCTCGGCGATCCCCACACGCAGACTTCTTGGCGGAACCTCTTCACCGCTTCGGCGATCATCACGTCTCTGAACTACATCATGCTCTTCACGTTCCGCGACGTCCCCTCGGGCGCGGACAAGACGGAGAGCCCGATCCATGTCATGAGACGGACCCTTAAGAACATCGTCGAGCCGCGCCTCGTGGCGTGGCTTCTCATCATGTCGTGCTTCTGGCTCATGATGTACCAGCTCTGGGACCTGCACCCGAACTTCATCGAGGATTGGGTGGACAGCTCGCCGATCGCGCGCATTCTTCCTTTCGAGCAATGGAAGATGCACACGGCCCGCGGGGTCATGGTGCCGCAGCAGATCCTCCTCAACCTGAACGCTCTCTTCATCATCTTGTTCATGGTGCCCGTCTCGTGGATGGTGCGGCGCATGCGCGTCTTGGCGTGCATGGTGATCGGGATGGCGGTCGCGATGATCGGAATCCTGGTTGCCGGGTTCACGGCAAGCGGCTGGGTTCTCCTTCTCGGAATCGTCTTCTTCTCGACGGGCGAGATGATGACCGGCCCGAAGAAGAACGAGTATCTCGGCCTCATCGCG from Candidatus Eisenbacteria bacterium carries:
- a CDS encoding M20/M25/M40 family metallo-hydrolase; the protein is MSEEPLRMRAWMGCRFLRSHLVGWLVAACCASPAGAFDGARAKAIVDTIASDAFQGRKSGLAGGRMIEEFAAARFLAWGLEGGGTDGGFFHEFPMLVTEERSAALELLDGPYAPLAFQDGDDFVLATNSGSGERFAEVVLAGYGVSDARRGRQDYGDLDAGGRIVAIVREEPDRAYVWEPAISRDSTLEEAVRRGAAGVLWLRGERAIAGGAVHEGSYRADIPLASIGERVLGHLLAGTGYDVKRYRSDLAKGPLPLATGKRIRLSADVRRVEGGSARNVVGIVRGSDPLLRDETIVVGAHGDHLGIGAHGLVYNGANDNASGTAVVMELARSFAERDPRPARTIVFVVFAAEEQGLLGSRAFVADPPIDLGAVVAMMNLDVEGHGNGKTGIGGAASFPRSFAASSGGSTGARRGARRFWTRLGIFAPARKRATPSRSSPRSARCAAPRGEALARSSSVSARRRDRSRARGSRSSALSAPGSSRSRRARMRPAWNL
- a CDS encoding TIGR00730 family Rossman fold protein, with translation MRNVCVFAGSSVAASKACLDAARGTGRAIAARGLGLVYGGGAAGVMGALADAALTGGARVTGVIPRFMLEKGLAHAGVRDLRAVWSMPERKAMLLEISDAFVALPGAFGTLDELFEALTGAQLGLHRKPCGLLNVGGYYDGLLAFLDRACAERLLSNEHRALLAAAKTPGSLLDRLARLTASSPASRSLSGLPAAREAACGGRRRR
- a CDS encoding serine hydrolase, whose translation is MIQDRERTWEAAGRGRRWLALVLATLLSGYLFAQEPEPEMPRAALVEAEIARIAEEVRGDVGVAVIHVESRRLLAHAGDKRFPMASVYKIPIAVELLTRADRGEVHLDSTLVTLRPEDSRPGSGDIAFLLHSPGVKLSLRNLLRLSLVVSDNTASDLVLRAAGGPKAVTKRMQQLGIVDMTIDRSTLQLLLAWDGLEGALADSAFSWEAYEALVAGLTMDDKRRTAEAASLDPRDTCTPIAMARLLEKIWKGDAVSLESRELLLATMAKSNGSRRLRGMLPPGLPPAPHKTGTMWGGGLATVNDAGIIELPDGLGHLAIAVFINRAEGEVPALETVIAQIARLLVDFFILMPAE
- a CDS encoding MFS transporter, whose protein sequence is MTTSPEAPKKTRTFGRTYWMLNTIEMFERLAYFSMRAVVPVYIMQADDPGGLHFTAAMKGTIYAWWFIFQSILPTFTGGYADRYGYKKTLFVSFTLNIIGYLMMANLRSYPGFFAGVIVLASGTALFKPALQGSLAQNLTKLNSSVGWGIFYWVVNIGAAIGPFLATAILGDPHTQTSWRNLFTASAIITSLNYIMLFTFRDVPSGADKTESPIHVMRRTLKNIVEPRLVAWLLIMSCFWLMMYQLWDLHPNFIEDWVDSSPIARILPFEQWKMHTARGVMVPQQILLNLNALFIILFMVPVSWMVRRMRVLACMVIGMAVAMIGILVAGFTASGWVLLLGIVFFSTGEMMTGPKKNEYLGLIAPPGKKALYLGYVNIPVGIGGFVGSKMAGYLYGHYGEKATLALRYIAEKKLLGEDKAWDGSIRTLEATLGVSRTEAVARLQELTGMDAVEVTRMLWAEYHPQYYVWIPFAMIGLGAIVALVIFSQMAKRWKDMDA